Proteins encoded within one genomic window of Amorphoplanes friuliensis DSM 7358:
- a CDS encoding tyrosine-type recombinase/integrase, with translation MDNVGSSRERLFERKADADRYDANVRADLSRGEYIDERSGLISVAELAERWRADQLHIESTAIHVEHAIRLHIAPTIGRVAVGKVRPSNVQAWVKDRSAVLAPTTLRVVYRYLSAIFASAVRDRLIARTPCVDVKLPGVDRDKRVIPTPEQVHSLARLMPDRLSAAVYVAAGCGLRLGEVLGLEVEDIDFDRAELSVRQQLKSHKGRPPYLGRPKTKTSSRVVELPEVVAHALRSHLENAPKPIEVDDDTNPRKPIRRPAALVFRSADGGPVFASTFSRTWVPVRTQVGLPGRWGFHGLRHYYATLLIHAGASVKTVQLALGHSTPTITLNEYVHEWPDVLDRTRALVDGALGKPETAATPAVSQA, from the coding sequence GTGGACAACGTCGGCAGCTCGCGGGAACGCCTCTTCGAGCGCAAGGCAGACGCCGACCGGTACGACGCCAACGTGCGGGCCGACCTGAGCCGGGGTGAGTACATCGATGAGCGCAGCGGACTCATCAGCGTGGCGGAGCTGGCCGAGCGGTGGCGTGCTGACCAGCTCCACATCGAGAGCACGGCGATTCATGTGGAGCACGCCATCCGGCTGCACATCGCGCCGACTATCGGCAGAGTCGCGGTCGGGAAGGTGCGACCGAGCAACGTGCAGGCCTGGGTCAAGGATCGGTCAGCGGTGCTGGCTCCCACGACGCTGCGGGTGGTCTACCGCTATCTGAGCGCGATCTTCGCCTCTGCGGTGCGCGATCGGCTCATCGCCCGCACGCCGTGCGTCGACGTCAAGTTGCCGGGCGTCGACCGCGACAAGCGCGTGATTCCGACCCCGGAGCAGGTCCACAGTCTGGCGCGGCTGATGCCGGATCGGCTGTCGGCGGCGGTTTACGTGGCGGCGGGTTGCGGTCTGCGGTTGGGTGAGGTACTCGGCCTTGAGGTGGAGGACATCGACTTCGACCGGGCCGAGCTATCGGTGCGCCAGCAGCTCAAGTCCCACAAGGGCCGTCCGCCCTACCTTGGCCGGCCGAAGACGAAGACCAGCAGTCGGGTGGTCGAGCTGCCCGAGGTGGTGGCACACGCGCTGCGCAGTCATCTCGAGAACGCGCCGAAGCCGATTGAGGTGGACGACGACACGAACCCGCGGAAGCCGATTCGGCGACCCGCCGCGCTCGTGTTCCGCAGTGCTGACGGTGGCCCGGTGTTCGCCTCGACGTTCTCGCGGACCTGGGTGCCGGTGCGGACCCAGGTGGGGCTGCCGGGCCGTTGGGGGTTCCACGGACTGCGGCACTACTACGCGACGCTGCTGATCCACGCGGGTGCAAGCGTCAAGACGGTGCAGCTGGCGCTCGGGCACTCCACGCCGACGATCACGCTCAACGAGTATGTGCATGAGTGGCCGGACGTGCTGGATCGCACCCGGGCGCTGGTCGACGGCGCTCTCGGGAAGCCGGAAACGGCGGCCACACCGGCTGTGAGCCAGGCATGA
- a CDS encoding helix-turn-helix transcriptional regulator: MAVKTAHVSATAAERLWTVDDVAAFLQVPVATLYQWRHHRTGPPAYKVGRHLRYDPNAVHAWLTEQVGGDDAR, from the coding sequence ATGGCAGTGAAGACAGCGCACGTGAGCGCGACGGCCGCCGAACGGCTATGGACGGTCGACGACGTCGCCGCCTTCCTTCAGGTGCCAGTCGCCACTCTCTACCAGTGGCGGCACCACCGCACCGGGCCGCCCGCCTACAAGGTGGGGCGGCATCTCCGCTACGACCCCAACGCGGTACACGCCTGGCTGACTGAGCAGGTAGGTGGCGACGATGCCCGTTGA
- a CDS encoding replication initiator, with protein sequence MTATLPRAEPVSAEPFGPLRTDPDCGGCTRYRTCPSCAAEQVAATDAARRVPAGPPASPYLKLRKWAHMLGFGGHFLTKSRRYSITFAMLDDERVTFRRAQTGGPERSDPVAEPTTLVINFLAFVGAGWQTPADAMLANTSAAMAREHQDAARQYLHTATA encoded by the coding sequence GTGACCGCGACGCTACCGAGAGCCGAGCCAGTCTCGGCTGAGCCGTTCGGCCCCCTGCGGACCGACCCGGACTGCGGTGGCTGCACCCGCTACCGGACCTGTCCGAGCTGCGCGGCGGAACAGGTCGCCGCCACCGATGCGGCCCGCCGGGTCCCGGCCGGGCCGCCGGCCAGCCCGTATCTGAAGCTGCGCAAGTGGGCCCACATGCTCGGCTTCGGCGGCCACTTCCTCACCAAGTCCCGCCGCTACTCCATCACCTTCGCCATGCTCGACGACGAACGCGTCACGTTCCGCCGCGCGCAGACTGGCGGCCCCGAACGGTCCGACCCGGTCGCGGAGCCCACGACGCTGGTCATCAACTTCCTCGCCTTCGTTGGCGCCGGGTGGCAAACCCCGGCCGACGCGATGCTCGCCAACACCTCCGCTGCAATGGCCCGAGAGCACCAAGATGCCGCTCGGCAGTACCTGCACACGGCAACCGCATGA
- a CDS encoding type VII secretion target codes for MSFEVDPQAVRKYADELAAVRRAADTANAYVNKHGSFSTHESGLMGYISGAHADFVASLNTMLKHLMDLADSSEVALKQLAAKYEQTDESAAAKVDSTYPVVPRTSFKHD; via the coding sequence ATGAGCTTCGAGGTCGACCCCCAGGCCGTCCGCAAGTACGCCGACGAGCTCGCCGCGGTCCGCCGCGCGGCTGACACCGCGAACGCCTACGTGAACAAGCACGGCAGCTTCAGCACCCACGAGAGCGGCCTGATGGGCTACATCTCCGGTGCCCACGCCGACTTCGTAGCGTCGCTGAACACCATGCTCAAGCACCTAATGGACCTGGCCGACTCCTCAGAAGTGGCACTCAAACAGCTTGCCGCCAAGTACGAGCAAACCGACGAGAGCGCCGCCGCGAAGGTCGACTCCACCTACCCGGTGGTGCCTCGCACCTCGTTCAAGCACGACTGA
- the fxsT gene encoding FxSxx-COOH system tetratricopeptide repeat protein, with protein MGVATGGGRVDVFISYAGPDRPWASWAAQQLERAGMSVELTPWDWSAGDNFVLRMNDALGRANRVLALYSTAYFARDRFTTDEWTAVLAEPPDEHGGRRLVPVRVEKVTPPPILRVVTYRDVFGLPEQRARQVLLEAVAGRTRPSGDVRFPGGDPVTASVGGVRVPGSLPPVWNVRRRNPAFTGRGRELAGLRERLCSGERALVQALHGIGGVGKTELAVEYTHLFGNEYDLVWWIDAEVPELIGEQLTALAAAAGWTEIGDAAVITADVVLRRLQRESGWLLIYDNAETVNAIAALIPDGGGHVVITSRSQQTGGVAAAPISVDLLDRETASRLVRELAPALPEADAGRLAAAVGDLPLALGQAAGLVAETGMSVDEYLDELSANPAELLGEGPTGRYPQSLAAVVTASMRHLSGQDEAAGQVMRLVAVLAPEPVPLSWLTGTADGTLPRPLATVAASTTARRRMLGRIAAFGLARVDTDNLQVHRLTQAVITPTTTSLEIEHADRLLVAAAPGDESDPDQWPMWAALLPHLLARATVTASAALRMTAGRALFYLLLRGEHRTAQALATDWHQRWQQTVGPDDRAVLVAASQLANSLNSLGEHEQARRLHEDTLAGRRRVQGDDHPDTLHAANNLANSLNSLGEHEQARRLREDIAKRRETNG; from the coding sequence ATGGGAGTCGCAACAGGCGGTGGGCGGGTCGACGTCTTCATCAGTTATGCCGGTCCGGACCGTCCGTGGGCCAGCTGGGCGGCGCAGCAGCTCGAGCGGGCCGGTATGTCGGTGGAGCTGACGCCGTGGGACTGGTCGGCTGGCGACAACTTTGTCCTGCGGATGAACGACGCGCTCGGCCGGGCGAACCGGGTGCTGGCGTTGTACTCGACGGCCTACTTCGCTCGGGACCGGTTCACCACCGACGAGTGGACGGCTGTGCTGGCGGAGCCGCCCGACGAGCACGGGGGGCGGCGGCTGGTGCCGGTCCGGGTCGAGAAGGTGACGCCGCCGCCGATCCTGCGTGTGGTGACGTACCGGGACGTGTTCGGTCTGCCCGAGCAGCGTGCGCGGCAGGTGCTGCTGGAGGCGGTCGCCGGACGGACGCGTCCGTCCGGCGACGTCCGGTTCCCTGGCGGCGATCCGGTCACGGCGTCGGTGGGCGGGGTACGGGTGCCGGGCTCGTTGCCTCCGGTGTGGAATGTGCGCCGCCGGAATCCGGCGTTCACCGGCCGTGGCCGGGAGCTGGCCGGGCTGCGTGAACGGCTCTGCTCGGGTGAGCGGGCGTTGGTACAGGCCCTGCACGGTATTGGCGGGGTCGGCAAAACTGAGCTTGCGGTGGAGTACACGCACCTGTTCGGCAACGAATACGACCTGGTGTGGTGGATCGACGCCGAAGTCCCGGAACTGATCGGCGAGCAGCTGACCGCACTCGCCGCCGCGGCCGGCTGGACCGAGATCGGCGACGCAGCCGTCATCACAGCGGATGTGGTGCTGCGCCGACTGCAACGCGAGTCAGGGTGGCTACTGATCTACGACAACGCGGAAACCGTCAACGCGATCGCCGCGCTGATCCCCGACGGTGGCGGGCACGTGGTGATCACCTCCCGCAGCCAGCAGACCGGGGGTGTGGCGGCCGCCCCCATCAGCGTCGACCTGCTCGACAGGGAGACAGCGTCGCGTCTGGTGCGGGAGCTGGCCCCGGCCCTGCCGGAGGCAGACGCGGGTCGGCTCGCCGCCGCGGTCGGCGACCTTCCCCTGGCGCTGGGGCAAGCGGCCGGCTTGGTCGCCGAGACCGGCATGAGCGTCGATGAATATCTTGACGAGTTGTCCGCCAACCCTGCGGAGTTATTGGGGGAAGGGCCGACCGGCCGGTATCCGCAGTCGCTGGCGGCGGTCGTCACGGCGTCGATGCGGCACCTGTCCGGGCAAGATGAGGCGGCTGGCCAGGTGATGCGCCTGGTTGCCGTTTTGGCGCCGGAACCCGTGCCACTGTCCTGGCTGACCGGCACTGCCGACGGCACCTTGCCGCGACCGCTGGCTACCGTCGCCGCGAGCACGACCGCGCGGCGGCGCATGCTCGGCCGGATCGCGGCCTTTGGGCTGGCCCGTGTCGACACCGACAACCTACAGGTCCACCGGCTCACTCAAGCCGTTATCACCCCCACTACCACCAGCCTCGAAATCGAACACGCCGACCGGTTGCTTGTTGCTGCCGCACCCGGTGACGAAAGTGATCCGGACCAGTGGCCGATGTGGGCAGCGCTGTTGCCACATCTTCTGGCACGAGCCACCGTTACCGCGAGCGCCGCCCTGCGCATGACCGCAGGGCGAGCTCTTTTCTACCTGCTACTGAGGGGCGAGCATCGCACCGCGCAGGCCCTAGCGACCGATTGGCACCAGCGTTGGCAGCAAACCGTCGGGCCGGACGATCGCGCAGTACTGGTCGCAGCCAGCCAGCTCGCCAACAGCCTCAACAGCCTGGGCGAGCACGAGCAGGCCCGCCGCCTGCACGAGGACACGCTGGCCGGGCGGCGGCGGGTCCAGGGCGACGACCACCCCGAC